One part of the Polyangiaceae bacterium genome encodes these proteins:
- the tadA gene encoding Flp pilus assembly complex ATPase component TadA — protein MAAPNPSNPSLFAVVISEKGGAERREVFDRPEISVGRVQGNDLMLPKGNVSKRHARLLFRDNRFIVTDLNSTNGTYVNRRRISQATIVREGDRVYIGDFVLRIELPDSESDEAPSSSEEVSVSAPAPAGAVEPVQPSFASIPDAEPPDHHTRRPVPPPAPSAAPPAPSVPPPLPPPPRPSAPVHTSQAPPVAASAPPPVTSEPPEQSSSSDRVSSRAREFQLEPHVAVHRQGVRALVGRVTELLSAVRLAQPVDESARQRVERAVVEQLGALRGEGAVGAEADEDRVLSDARAELCALGPLGPLLNDDDVTEVSVTGFAHVAADSSTGWRIVEPPFASEESLERVVTRLCRLAGKEPTADEAVVERILPGAVRMRAVRGSIAGGRSLLSLRKARRVTSVADDLVRRGTLSRHMATFLRHATAGGANILVVGTREARAADLLNALANLSDAYWLCVAESELLSGDARVTRLMLESNDPNARRVIGAASVLGNARLLVENAQNQVATAVIENIAAGARGCVVSTQAGNLEQALERLMASFMSSTGAAREAARHQVVGSFDLLVEIAQLRDQRYRVLRIAEPAGLSADGFDLDDIFAFSFQRTAAGGAVEGTFASTGTVPKLAEDLGARGITMEPSLFSRNGR, from the coding sequence GTGGCAGCGCCCAACCCGAGCAATCCATCATTGTTCGCAGTCGTCATCAGCGAAAAAGGGGGAGCCGAGCGCCGCGAGGTGTTCGATCGCCCTGAGATCAGCGTCGGGCGCGTGCAGGGAAACGACTTGATGCTGCCGAAGGGCAACGTGTCCAAGCGACACGCCCGCCTGCTCTTTCGCGACAACCGCTTCATCGTCACGGACCTGAACAGCACGAACGGGACCTACGTCAACCGGCGCAGGATCTCCCAGGCGACAATCGTCCGCGAAGGCGACCGCGTCTACATCGGGGACTTCGTGTTGCGCATCGAGCTTCCGGACAGCGAGTCCGACGAAGCACCCTCGAGCAGCGAAGAAGTGAGCGTCAGCGCCCCTGCGCCCGCCGGTGCCGTCGAGCCGGTGCAGCCGTCATTCGCGTCGATCCCCGACGCGGAACCCCCGGACCACCACACCCGACGGCCGGTGCCTCCGCCAGCGCCCTCGGCGGCACCTCCCGCGCCGTCGGTTCCCCCGCCGCTTCCGCCCCCGCCGCGTCCTTCGGCGCCAGTGCATACCTCTCAAGCGCCTCCCGTCGCCGCTTCAGCTCCACCCCCGGTGACTTCCGAGCCGCCCGAGCAATCCTCTTCGAGCGACCGCGTTTCATCCCGCGCGCGAGAGTTCCAGCTGGAGCCTCATGTGGCGGTTCACCGCCAGGGAGTGCGTGCTTTGGTTGGGCGGGTTACGGAGTTGCTCAGCGCGGTTCGACTCGCTCAACCGGTTGATGAATCCGCGCGGCAACGGGTGGAACGTGCCGTGGTGGAACAGCTCGGCGCGCTGCGCGGCGAAGGTGCCGTCGGTGCAGAGGCTGACGAAGATCGCGTGCTGTCCGACGCGCGCGCTGAGCTCTGCGCGCTGGGGCCACTAGGTCCGTTGCTCAACGACGACGATGTGACCGAAGTGAGCGTGACCGGCTTTGCTCATGTCGCCGCTGACTCCTCGACAGGTTGGCGGATTGTCGAGCCGCCGTTCGCCTCCGAGGAGTCACTCGAGCGCGTGGTGACGCGCCTCTGTCGCTTGGCGGGGAAGGAGCCCACTGCCGACGAGGCGGTCGTCGAGCGCATTCTTCCAGGCGCGGTGCGTATGCGCGCAGTGCGGGGCTCAATCGCCGGCGGACGCAGCTTGTTGTCCCTACGCAAGGCCCGGCGGGTGACGAGCGTTGCTGACGATTTGGTGCGTCGGGGCACCCTCTCTCGCCATATGGCGACCTTTCTCCGCCACGCAACCGCTGGCGGCGCGAATATCCTGGTCGTCGGAACGCGTGAGGCTCGCGCCGCCGACTTGCTCAACGCGCTGGCGAACCTCAGTGATGCCTACTGGCTGTGTGTGGCTGAGAGCGAGCTTCTGTCGGGTGACGCTCGGGTGACCCGACTGATGTTGGAATCGAACGACCCGAACGCGCGCCGAGTGATTGGCGCCGCTAGTGTGCTGGGCAATGCTCGCCTGCTGGTGGAGAACGCCCAGAACCAAGTCGCGACCGCGGTGATCGAGAACATCGCAGCTGGGGCTCGTGGCTGCGTCGTCTCGACCCAGGCGGGCAATCTGGAGCAAGCGCTGGAGCGTTTGATGGCTTCATTCATGAGCAGCACTGGCGCCGCAAGAGAAGCCGCGCGTCACCAGGTTGTCGGCTCGTTCGACTTGCTGGTGGAGATCGCTCAGTTGCGAGATCAGCGCTACCGCGTGCTGCGCATCGCGGAGCCGGCAGGCTTGTCCGCCGATGGCTTCGATCTCGACGATATTTTCGCCTTCAGCTTCCAGCGGACTGCCGCTGGCGGTGCTGTGGAAGGCACGTTCGCATCCACGGGGACGGTTCCCAAGCTGGCCGAGGACCTAGGCGCACGGGGCATCACCATGGAGCCCTCGCTGTTCTCTCGCAACGGCCGCTAG
- a CDS encoding tetratricopeptide repeat protein — translation MAGRKRSTNRKRKQPEGKLIHVVFGPGGGRVRALEPGGEDNDDERPHSSREPITDQFTRAEIARLLHMSPGRLRTLDKNGVVSPSGRRRGRRAYTFQDLIALRTAQALLESRVRLRDVTRAVSALRQSLPRVTRPLSELRIVSDGRRVVVRTQDGTFEALTGQMVLDLEVKSLRDDVVRVLRPNAGRERARTAYELYLQASQLDEDPSTMDEAEALYAKAVELDPWLAIAYTNLGNIRFRRHDATGAEALYKKALQIDVRQPEAQYNLGYVMLERGEAEKAIPLFQGAIAADPKFADAYFNLAMAFEQTGEPEKARPYWRDYIALEPHGTWTEIAKRHL, via the coding sequence ATGGCTGGCCGCAAGCGGAGCACAAATCGCAAACGCAAGCAGCCCGAGGGGAAGCTGATCCACGTAGTGTTCGGCCCCGGCGGCGGACGCGTACGAGCACTCGAACCTGGGGGCGAGGACAACGACGACGAACGTCCTCACTCCAGTCGAGAACCGATCACCGATCAGTTCACGCGTGCTGAGATCGCACGGCTGCTTCACATGAGCCCTGGCCGGCTACGCACGCTGGACAAGAACGGCGTCGTTTCGCCGTCGGGTCGTCGACGCGGTCGCCGTGCCTACACCTTTCAAGATCTGATCGCACTGCGCACCGCACAGGCGCTGCTCGAGAGCCGCGTCCGACTCCGCGACGTGACTCGCGCCGTGTCCGCGCTTCGGCAGTCTCTGCCCCGAGTCACTCGGCCGCTCTCCGAGCTGCGCATCGTGAGCGACGGGCGACGCGTCGTCGTGCGCACCCAAGATGGCACCTTCGAGGCGCTCACCGGGCAGATGGTGCTGGACCTCGAGGTGAAGAGCCTGCGCGACGACGTCGTGCGCGTGCTACGCCCCAATGCAGGACGCGAGCGCGCCCGCACCGCCTACGAGCTGTACCTGCAAGCCAGTCAACTCGACGAAGATCCATCAACCATGGACGAGGCCGAGGCGCTCTACGCAAAGGCCGTCGAGCTCGATCCGTGGCTCGCCATCGCCTACACGAACCTCGGGAATATCCGTTTCCGCAGGCACGACGCCACCGGCGCTGAAGCGCTCTACAAGAAGGCGCTCCAGATCGACGTCCGTCAGCCAGAAGCGCAGTACAACCTGGGCTACGTGATGCTCGAGCGCGGCGAAGCGGAGAAGGCCATCCCGTTGTTCCAGGGGGCGATCGCTGCAGACCCCAAGTTCGCCGACGCCTATTTCAACCTAGCGATGGCGTTCGAACAAACGGGTGAACCGGAGAAGGCGCGGCCCTACTGGCGCGACTACATCGCGCTCGAGCCCCACGGCACTTGGACCGAGATCGCCAAGCGCCACCTGTGA
- a CDS encoding carbon-nitrogen hydrolase family protein, which produces MSSLVAGKGVRVAALQLNSNADVSANLDVVEELVARAVAESAALVMLPENFAFLGPEAQKLEIAEPLIGSSEYEPLAHPIQTRMVELARRHQVHLLLGGFPERAPAAEAEQETPDSESSPPFNTSALLGPDGRLAAYYRKLHLFDIDLPDGTSLRESRATQAGDRVVVTEVLGLRLGLSVCYDLRFPELYRRQVEQGANVISVPAAFTAQTGSAHWHVLLRARAIENQCWVVAPAQWGKHPEGRASYGHALIIDPWGQIVAEASDGVGVVLADLDLDQLARVRAGLPCLQHRKLK; this is translated from the coding sequence ATGTCGAGCCTGGTTGCTGGCAAGGGCGTGCGCGTCGCAGCGCTCCAACTCAACTCCAACGCGGACGTGTCAGCAAACCTCGACGTTGTTGAAGAACTCGTCGCGCGCGCTGTGGCGGAAAGCGCCGCGCTGGTGATGCTGCCAGAGAACTTCGCGTTCCTCGGCCCCGAGGCGCAGAAGCTCGAGATCGCGGAGCCGCTCATCGGGAGCAGCGAGTACGAGCCGCTGGCCCACCCGATTCAGACACGCATGGTCGAGCTTGCGAGGCGGCATCAGGTGCATTTGCTTCTCGGAGGTTTCCCTGAGCGGGCGCCGGCTGCGGAGGCAGAGCAGGAAACTCCAGACAGCGAGAGTTCGCCCCCGTTCAACACCTCGGCGTTGCTTGGGCCCGACGGACGACTAGCGGCCTACTACCGGAAGCTTCACCTCTTCGACATCGACTTGCCGGACGGAACCAGTTTGCGTGAGTCGCGCGCCACGCAAGCAGGCGATCGGGTCGTTGTAACCGAAGTGCTTGGTCTGAGGCTCGGCCTCTCCGTTTGTTACGACCTGCGATTTCCTGAGCTCTACCGGCGACAAGTGGAGCAGGGAGCGAACGTCATCAGCGTGCCTGCGGCGTTCACCGCTCAGACCGGGTCGGCGCACTGGCATGTCTTGCTTCGCGCGCGCGCGATCGAGAACCAGTGCTGGGTTGTGGCACCCGCGCAGTGGGGCAAGCACCCGGAAGGGCGCGCGTCGTACGGTCACGCGCTGATCATCGATCCGTGGGGCCAAATCGTCGCCGAAGCCTCCGACGGAGTTGGCGTCGTCCTTGCCGACTTGGACCTAGATCAGCTCGCGCGGGTGCGCGCGGGCCTGCCTTGCCTGCAGCATCGCAAGCTCAAGTAG
- a CDS encoding sigma 54-interacting transcriptional regulator yields the protein MGPRSGLVLLYADEHASLPGGWALTQSPTVIGRDEGVDLCIPVQSVSRRHAEISWEGSQWILRDLGSRNGTLLDGQRVHESPLEPGQEVRVGDVLLKYVDKHAELYAGYQLSGRMYANSERKCREASQLVGGYQMDRIASDVERIAPSTLSVMLLGESGTGKEVVARELHRFSGRRGNFCAVNCAAIPGQLLESELFGYKRGAFSGAQQNKPGLVQTAHNGTLLLDEIGDMPLEAQAKLLRVLQSKEVFPLGATAPEPVDVRIVCATHRDLWRLQRDGTFREDLFARLNEYQLRLPPLRDRKEDVFMLLQAFLQRHGRPELVASFQFMLGMLHYDWPYNVRELEAAVKRCVALVEGHRLDGEHLPPQVAEAMQEYGNRRSVDRFSVDSGPSGHFDRVSSTPSSRNTVPDEQQLRDLLRTHAGNIAAVGRELGKARMQIHRWMKRYNIEVDDYRS from the coding sequence ATGGGGCCCCGCTCGGGCTTGGTCTTGCTCTACGCGGATGAACACGCGAGCCTGCCGGGTGGCTGGGCGCTCACCCAGAGCCCAACGGTCATCGGCCGCGACGAGGGAGTCGATCTGTGCATTCCCGTACAGTCGGTATCTCGCCGCCACGCGGAAATTAGTTGGGAAGGTTCCCAGTGGATTCTGCGGGACCTCGGCTCTCGCAATGGAACGCTACTCGACGGCCAGCGAGTTCACGAAAGTCCACTGGAACCCGGCCAAGAGGTGCGAGTGGGCGACGTGCTGCTGAAGTACGTCGACAAACACGCAGAGCTGTACGCGGGGTATCAGCTTTCCGGGCGGATGTACGCCAACAGCGAGCGCAAGTGCCGCGAAGCATCGCAGCTGGTGGGCGGCTACCAAATGGATCGTATCGCCTCGGACGTCGAGCGCATCGCTCCGAGCACGCTCAGCGTCATGTTGCTGGGAGAGAGCGGCACCGGGAAGGAAGTCGTCGCCCGGGAGCTACATCGCTTCAGCGGGCGGCGGGGGAACTTCTGCGCGGTGAACTGCGCAGCGATCCCGGGTCAGCTCCTGGAGAGCGAGCTCTTCGGCTACAAGCGCGGCGCGTTTAGCGGCGCCCAACAGAACAAGCCCGGGCTGGTACAGACCGCACACAACGGCACGCTGTTACTGGACGAGATCGGTGATATGCCGCTTGAGGCGCAGGCCAAGCTCTTGCGTGTCCTCCAGTCCAAGGAAGTGTTTCCTCTCGGAGCCACCGCGCCTGAGCCCGTGGACGTACGCATCGTATGTGCGACGCATCGAGACCTATGGCGCCTTCAGCGCGACGGGACATTCCGCGAGGATCTATTCGCGCGCCTCAACGAGTATCAACTGCGCCTGCCTCCGCTGCGGGATCGCAAGGAAGACGTGTTCATGCTGCTGCAGGCCTTCCTGCAGCGACACGGTAGACCAGAGCTCGTCGCCTCGTTTCAGTTCATGCTTGGCATGCTGCACTACGACTGGCCATACAACGTGCGCGAGCTGGAGGCTGCGGTGAAGCGCTGTGTCGCGCTAGTCGAAGGTCACCGCCTCGACGGCGAGCACCTGCCGCCGCAGGTCGCCGAAGCAATGCAGGAGTACGGCAACCGACGGAGCGTGGACAGGTTCAGCGTGGACTCCGGGCCCTCTGGCCACTTCGACCGGGTCTCCAGCACTCCCAGCTCACGCAACACGGTACCCGACGAGCAACAACTCCGGGATCTGCTGCGGACCCACGCAGGCAACATCGCGGCCGTGGGCCGCGAGCTAGGGAAAGCGCGCATGCAGATCCATCGCTGGATGAAGCGCTACAACATCGAAGTCGACGACTACCGCAGCTAG
- the bamA gene encoding outer membrane protein assembly factor BamA, translating to MHPIYTAARVLLSWLGGTRALLRLGAVGVALGILLASAPVEAQVPAAAAAGETELPRSEAEKARGLPIARVDVAGNRRITKDDIISYLRSRVGSNFSPETLSQDVRELWQSGFFDDVEVDLELEDAGVGLRFLVRERPSVAVVEIEGNSEIDTDDLTEALEVKAGSVLSYPAVRRSIQKIRDMYAEQGYFLAEAKSDVVPQKNNEVIVKFTIQEHGQVTVKRVTFIGNDSIPDAELRAAMFTGNAGFFAFGSGGPFRQDAFERDVALISALYYDRGFLAVSVNTPRVMLTPDRTGIEVSITINEGPRFRIRQLRVFERGEDGKEVEPIGGRRNLRNLVRAKPGDYFNRAELLEDLQAVRTLYRDHGYANVEANPQTPMSEKEHLVDIVVPVVRGPLVHFERIEVRGNSKTRDKVIRREMEVAEGELFHETNLEESRLRITSLGYFERVDISTEQGSAPDKMNVYVEVTERPTGTFQVGAGFSSIENFIATAQVQQANLFGRGQSLSLQAQLSGIRQLINIRFFEPYFLDSDFSTSVDLFDQLRIFNDFSQRTRGGSLTFGYPLVEPELRASLTYTLELDEITTQTTNTFLGTSNAVSVFTRLPLANLFNDGVTSSIKPALTYDSRDNRLFPTKGVYLRGSTELATNTLASDNEFLKHTLTGRYYYPLGGGLVLKLNQELGHVTSPSGEGVPIFTRFFLGGILDLRGYRFRTVGPRLPLYTTTDPNGRPFSIGAAIGGNLQYFQNLELEFPIIDSVGIRGVVFTDAGNAWNLEDIYCKAAGAGVPYKEISPCFDGLDSLITLRTSYGFGVRWFSPLGPLRFEWGFPFKPLPYEETSVFEFTIGNFF from the coding sequence ATGCACCCAATCTACACGGCCGCCCGTGTGCTGCTGTCCTGGCTTGGCGGAACTCGCGCCCTACTCCGACTCGGAGCGGTGGGCGTCGCGCTCGGCATCCTGCTCGCGAGCGCCCCAGTGGAGGCTCAGGTTCCCGCCGCCGCTGCCGCTGGTGAAACCGAGCTTCCGCGTTCGGAAGCGGAAAAGGCGCGTGGGCTGCCAATCGCCCGCGTGGATGTGGCAGGCAATCGCCGCATCACGAAGGACGACATCATCAGCTACCTGCGGTCTCGGGTTGGTAGCAACTTCAGCCCGGAGACCCTGAGCCAGGACGTACGCGAGCTCTGGCAGTCAGGCTTCTTCGATGACGTCGAAGTCGATCTCGAACTCGAGGACGCAGGCGTTGGCCTGCGCTTCTTGGTCCGCGAGCGCCCGAGCGTCGCGGTGGTGGAGATCGAGGGCAACTCGGAAATCGACACCGATGACCTAACCGAGGCTTTGGAGGTCAAGGCCGGTAGCGTCCTCAGTTACCCCGCCGTGCGCCGCAGTATCCAGAAGATCCGCGACATGTACGCGGAGCAGGGGTACTTCCTCGCGGAAGCTAAAAGCGACGTCGTTCCTCAGAAGAACAACGAGGTGATCGTCAAGTTCACCATTCAAGAGCACGGCCAAGTCACGGTCAAGCGCGTCACCTTCATCGGCAACGACAGCATCCCCGACGCCGAGCTTCGGGCCGCGATGTTCACCGGCAACGCAGGCTTCTTCGCCTTCGGCTCAGGTGGACCATTCCGTCAAGACGCCTTCGAGCGGGACGTCGCGCTGATCAGCGCGCTGTACTACGACCGCGGCTTTCTCGCGGTGAGCGTGAACACTCCGCGAGTGATGCTCACTCCAGACCGCACGGGTATCGAAGTCAGCATCACCATCAACGAAGGCCCCCGCTTCCGCATCCGCCAGCTGCGCGTCTTCGAGCGTGGCGAGGACGGCAAAGAGGTCGAGCCCATTGGTGGGCGGCGAAACCTGCGCAACCTCGTGCGTGCGAAGCCCGGCGACTACTTCAACCGAGCCGAGCTCCTCGAGGACCTGCAAGCGGTGCGCACGCTGTACCGCGATCATGGCTACGCCAACGTCGAGGCCAACCCGCAGACCCCGATGAGCGAGAAGGAACACCTGGTGGACATCGTCGTCCCGGTGGTCCGCGGGCCGCTCGTTCACTTCGAGCGCATCGAAGTGCGAGGCAACAGCAAGACGCGGGACAAGGTGATCCGTCGGGAAATGGAGGTTGCCGAAGGCGAGCTCTTTCATGAGACGAACCTGGAAGAGTCGCGCCTTCGCATCACCTCGCTTGGCTACTTCGAGCGCGTCGATATCTCGACCGAGCAGGGGTCCGCTCCCGACAAGATGAACGTCTACGTCGAAGTCACGGAGCGCCCCACCGGCACATTCCAGGTCGGCGCTGGCTTCTCGAGTATTGAAAACTTCATCGCGACGGCGCAGGTCCAGCAAGCGAACCTCTTCGGCCGTGGCCAGAGCTTGTCTTTGCAAGCTCAGCTCAGCGGTATTCGTCAGCTGATCAACATCCGCTTCTTCGAGCCCTACTTCCTCGACAGCGACTTCTCGACCAGCGTCGATCTCTTCGATCAGCTGCGCATCTTCAACGACTTCTCTCAGCGCACCCGTGGCGGCAGCCTCACCTTCGGCTACCCGTTGGTCGAGCCGGAGCTGCGCGCATCGCTGACGTACACCCTCGAGCTCGACGAGATCACGACGCAGACTACGAACACATTCCTCGGCACCTCAAACGCCGTGAGCGTGTTCACCCGCCTGCCGCTCGCGAACCTGTTCAACGACGGCGTCACCTCGAGCATCAAGCCCGCACTGACCTACGACTCGCGAGACAACCGCCTCTTCCCGACGAAGGGTGTTTACCTGCGTGGCTCGACGGAGCTCGCGACCAACACCTTGGCGTCGGACAACGAGTTCCTGAAGCACACGCTAACCGGCCGCTACTACTACCCGCTCGGCGGTGGACTCGTGTTGAAGCTCAACCAAGAGCTCGGCCACGTCACGAGCCCGTCGGGTGAAGGTGTGCCGATCTTCACACGCTTCTTCTTGGGTGGCATCCTCGACCTCCGCGGCTACCGTTTCCGTACGGTTGGCCCCCGCCTCCCCCTCTACACCACCACCGATCCCAACGGTCGGCCGTTCTCCATCGGCGCCGCTATCGGTGGCAACCTGCAGTACTTCCAGAACCTCGAGCTCGAGTTCCCGATCATCGACAGCGTCGGGATCCGCGGCGTGGTCTTCACCGACGCTGGCAATGCCTGGAACCTCGAGGACATCTACTGCAAGGCCGCTGGCGCGGGCGTGCCGTACAAGGAGATCAGCCCCTGCTTCGATGGCCTCGACAGTCTGATCACCTTGCGTACATCGTACGGCTTTGGTGTTCGCTGGTTCTCGCCGCTTGGCCCGCTGCGCTTTGAGTGGGGTTTCCCGTTCAAGCCACTGCCCTACGAAGAGACGAGCGTCTTCGAGTTCACGATCGGCAACTTCTTCTAG
- a CDS encoding PQQ-dependent sugar dehydrogenase — protein sequence MRAWLVVGTVSLGALLTAACGDDSSGGGGAGGTAGTAGNGGASGNGGASGNGGSAGNAGSAGNAGSAGAGGTAGNGGTGGTVTNTCTGNAPPSVTLTEVASGLNGPMEMVGDPQDVSRMFIIERNGRVLVKNGTADPKVVLDITNKVSSSGEGGLLGLALHPNFGQAGERRFYLSYTESGSPLTSVVAEYQISGSDPDVADATENRLYTIDQPASNHDGGDLAFGSDGYLYAAFGDGGGGNDQYKNGQDPATPLGAILRFDVENHPTPPAGNHPSHEYVYHWGVRNPYRISFDRGNGDLYFGDVGQDTWEEVNAVTADSGRHNFGWNIMEGMHCRGGGNGCDQTGLTLPLTEYSHQGQGDLSVTGGVVYRGTKIPGLVGRYLYADFFLAQLQTLVFTGSETCDEYPLTTTGESLGGVVAFGEDKDGEVYVVSLYNGNILRIDP from the coding sequence ATGAGAGCTTGGTTGGTAGTAGGTACGGTTTCCCTCGGCGCTTTGTTGACAGCTGCGTGCGGAGACGACAGCTCGGGCGGTGGCGGCGCTGGTGGCACGGCGGGTACCGCGGGGAATGGCGGCGCGAGCGGCAACGGCGGCGCGAGCGGCAACGGCGGCTCGGCGGGCAACGCGGGCTCTGCGGGCAACGCAGGCAGCGCGGGCGCCGGTGGTACCGCGGGGAACGGCGGAACGGGTGGAACGGTGACCAACACGTGCACGGGTAACGCGCCCCCGTCGGTCACACTGACAGAGGTCGCGAGCGGGCTCAACGGGCCGATGGAAATGGTGGGGGACCCTCAAGACGTCAGCCGGATGTTCATCATCGAGCGCAACGGGCGCGTGCTGGTGAAGAACGGCACCGCCGATCCCAAGGTGGTGCTGGATATCACCAACAAGGTGAGCTCCAGCGGCGAAGGCGGCCTCCTCGGCCTCGCCTTGCACCCAAACTTCGGCCAGGCTGGCGAGCGGCGCTTCTATCTTAGCTACACGGAATCGGGCAGTCCCCTCACCTCGGTGGTGGCGGAGTACCAGATCTCGGGGAGCGATCCTGACGTCGCTGACGCGACGGAGAACCGCCTCTACACCATCGATCAACCCGCTTCCAATCACGACGGCGGCGACCTCGCCTTCGGCTCGGACGGCTACTTGTACGCCGCGTTCGGCGACGGCGGTGGCGGCAACGATCAGTACAAGAACGGGCAAGATCCAGCTACGCCACTCGGCGCGATCTTGCGCTTCGACGTGGAGAACCACCCGACACCTCCCGCTGGCAATCACCCGAGTCACGAGTACGTGTACCACTGGGGCGTGCGCAATCCGTACCGCATCAGCTTTGACCGCGGAAACGGCGATCTCTACTTTGGTGACGTGGGCCAGGACACCTGGGAGGAGGTCAACGCCGTCACAGCTGATTCCGGGCGGCACAACTTCGGGTGGAACATCATGGAAGGCATGCACTGTCGTGGCGGAGGCAACGGCTGCGACCAGACCGGCCTCACCCTGCCGCTGACGGAGTACTCGCACCAAGGTCAGGGCGACCTGTCAGTCACCGGTGGTGTCGTCTACCGCGGCACGAAGATCCCGGGGCTCGTCGGGCGCTACCTCTACGCGGACTTCTTCCTGGCACAGCTCCAGACCCTGGTGTTCACCGGCAGCGAGACATGCGACGAGTATCCGCTCACGACGACTGGCGAGTCGCTCGGCGGCGTGGTCGCATTCGGCGAGGACAAGGATGGTGAGGTCTACGTCGTCAGCCTCTACAACGGGAACATCCTGCGCATCGACCCCTGA